GTCGACTATGGGCATATGACTGAGGTTTCTTACGCCCAGTTGGACTAACCCAAGAAATCTCATCTCGTTTCAATTAGCGTATGAACCCGCTGATTTGCTTTTACCGCAGATGAAATTGATTCGAAAAAATATAAACATCCCTCAAAATCCATGGTACAATGACTTTGAATTTAGGGTGGAGTATGCCAATAATGAAGGGCGAATCGAATCAGGCGCTCAGGGTACTGGTGGTCGATGACGAACCGGCAATACTGCGGTTCGTCGGCGCCGGGCTGGAAATTTTGGGTTACAAGGTGACCATTACGTCAGACGGAGAAGAGGCTTTAGCGCTAGCGCGGGCCGGCCGGGCTGACATCATGCTTCTCGATATTTTCATGTCGCCGGTCACCGGGTTCGATGTGCTGATGCAGTTACGGGAGTTTTCCGATCTGCCCGTCATCGCCTTCACCGCCCGGTCTGACGTGGGGGATTTTGCTATCAAAGCCGGCGCCAACGCTTATATCGGCAAGCCTTTCAAACCGGAGTCGTTGGCAGAAAAGATTCAGGAAGTGATGGCAAAACGAGCTGCGGTCTGATTCCGTAAGTCTGTAGCACCGGACCAACCGACAGTTGCTTTATCGGCTTAAGAGTAGTAAATTGGTAATAAGGTTTAAGTTGTGATAAATCACTTTTTGGACAATTGGCAGTCAAACAAGGCCAATGATGCACAATCAGTCCATCTCATCGGAGGGTGCGAGGGATGACACTGGGAAAAACGAGTATTATACTGGCTGATGACCACGC
The genomic region above belongs to Dehalogenimonas sp. THU2 and contains:
- a CDS encoding response regulator; translated protein: MKGESNQALRVLVVDDEPAILRFVGAGLEILGYKVTITSDGEEALALARAGRADIMLLDIFMSPVTGFDVLMQLREFSDLPVIAFTARSDVGDFAIKAGANAYIGKPFKPESLAEKIQEVMAKRAAV